Genomic segment of Dromiciops gliroides isolate mDroGli1 chromosome 3, mDroGli1.pri, whole genome shotgun sequence:
AGGGATGTGAGGGAAAGATGTGCAAAAAGAATAAGTGATGTCAGAGTGTGACAGCGTCCTGgagtggccttggagtcaggaagtttgcCGTTTTTGAGctgtcctgtctctgacactgatGCCAATTACTCCATTCCTCACACCTGAGCTCCAATCCTCAGCTTGACACCTCAAAAACAGATATTCAGTACATGATTACCAAGCTCTGTGCGATGACTGAGGAACTCGATGGCTGGGAACAATTACTGTATTTCAGGATGGAGAAAACTCCAGGGTtaaattgattgattattttataTGAAAGAACAAGGCAGCCATGATGAAGAGTAAGACAGTATCAGACAGGACTTGTTTCTTCAAAAGCTACTGAGTTGGAGAAGACATTGGGTTCTGTGTATTCCTCTTCTGcaagtgtatgtatatgtatttgtgtgtttgtgtgtgtgtgtgtgtgtgtgtgtgtgtgtgctcatacACCTGTATATGGTAGAGGAGGGAAAGGGCATACAGTTTCCTGACTTGATTACTTAATTCAGTGAATTTATTATATTGtctaacatttttatcaaatagACCTTTTTTCCTTGCCCAAGACATCACTtactcttcatttaaaaaaaacaaacttgtttTCTCTTAGCACCTCAACCTGGATTTTCATGGGATGGGTTGGATAGATCAAacatttcctttcatctcttgGGGTATTTGCCAAAAGGTCCCAGATAAAATTCAAGTTTACGTCTAAAATTCAAGTGACCAAGCTGACTGGGTGTCCTAACACCATGCACCAAAATCTCAGTCCAATGAGGGGGGACATGGGGTGGGAAGTGTAATATTTATGATGTAATAGGATCccagagaccatctggtccaattttctattttatgaataaggaaacaaaacctCAGGCAGGTGAAAGGTCTTTCTATGGGACACATGGAGAGGAAAACAGAACTGGCAAGgtttaaacccaagtcctctgacttcaaaaccaCAATAATGGCAGTGTATATAACTATTATTTTATACTTGTGGGGATCTTCTGGTGTGGAAAGTCTCTCTACCAGTACAAGTTAGTACCTTCCATCCAAATAACTGGAGGGCTCTGAGAGGTTGTAATATGCCTAGCATAACAGATCTCATGAGATGCAGGACCTAAATCATCGCTCCAAAActgtccctccccccacctctccatGGCTTAATGTTAGGCTACTTAGCAGCATCAGCATTAGCtcatgtttatatagtactttaaagtgaCCAAGGAAGTTTTTGCCCACGTCTTTTCCCCCAGGGTTTTGGAACTCTTTCCACCCCACTACACTGCTTCACTAGGACCATTTCAGATTATTGGGCTTTATCCTTTCTGATTTTGATGTAAGCTGGCTAAAGCCAAATGCTTGCAATGCAAAtgagaaaattactttgacaCTATGGTTTCTGGctataattgttattgttattgctatcatTTGCATGAAATTTTGGGTTGCTATAAATTAACTACTATCTTAAGGCATTCTTTTATGTAATGGCTAAAGAGATTCAAGCATCTTTTGTGGTCTAGATGTAAGTATATTGCTTGGTTCTCTAGACAGATTTGTGAGGGGTACATAAAGAAGACATTCATAAGCTCACCTTATCTGTTTGAGGGCCCAGGGGGAAGACAATCAAAAAAATCTTCACATCCCTTGTCAAATGCAAAATACAGATAGCAATATGGGCACCTTCAATACAGGAGGACGGTGACAAAAACATTACCAAGcaattacaaaataataatattcctaTTATTTAAATACGAACCCTTATAAATATGAAGTCCTTTGGAAATAAAATATGTTGTTTGAGCCTTGGACAGCCCCCTGAATCAAGAATGGCAGCCTttcatgaatgaggaaactgagtatgaGTGAGATCAAATAATGTGCCCAAGATTGCAAAGGTGCAGTTCTTCTGACTCTTGGATCACTGCCCTTTATGAGCTCTCCATTGGGAGCATTTTCACAGCAGGAGAGTGAAATAGGAAGCAAGTGGCAGAGTttgccttccttcttcttttgcttcctttctcttcattaaTGCTCCTTTTTCCTTCATCCAGATCAGTGTCCTCTTAAAGGAGGCATGCATTTCATCCTCAAAAATGGAATGAGTTGAATAAATACAAGGATTCTGCCTTGTAACCTAAGCCCTGTATATGTTTTAAAGTTATTCCTGGACAAAAATACTTGAACTGATGTTAGGAGGTCAGTAGTCTATTCCTTTAGAAAGAAGACAAACAATCTATTGCACTGAAAAACCACAAGCAAGGGATTCAAAGGAAATATCTTACATAGCTCAGCAATAGCTGGGGAAGCAAagagaagatatttttaaatgttgcaGGGTAATGgaagatagagagaaacagacagatacagagacagcaaCAGACACAGCttcacagagacagacacagaggcagaGGGACAAAGTTAGAAACAAACAGAGCCAGAGAGACTGATAGGGATCATCATAGACACAGCCgtagacagagtcagagacagagagagatagatacaaaGGGAGGCAtaacaatagaaaaaaagagagacagacagaatgacAGAGAGAACTGTTACCAGAAGGGATTTGCAAGAAATGACAGTCTAATTAGTTCTGTGCCTTGGACAGTATTATGTAAGctaggaaatcaaaggaaatggATTCAGCGATCTCTAAAGACCCACTAAGAATTAAATCCTCTGTATCTTAGAGTAAATGAGAGTATGGATATAGCTTGACTCAATTCTGTCACCCTGCAAAAGAGGCTTATTTATtcactcacttattcattcaGCAATTCTTTATTAAACAGGTACTATCATTGCACATTGAAAATACTAATAATGTAGTTTCCATGAATGGGTAGGATTAAAACTGTATGTGCAGACTACAAATGGAATTTAGACATaagctatttttatttatcaaaGGTGTGCATTGCTTCTTAGACTCATTAGAAACCCACTTTAATGGTAACTTGGTTACATAGCAGGCAATGAAAATAGATGGACAATTTCATAAAGAAATGGTATTACTGCAACATTAAAAGAACTCAAAATGAAGGTCTCAACAAGGCTAAACAAATTGCAATGCCCTTGCCAATGAAATCCTGAATGTTTCCAAGTTAAAATATCAAAGTAAAAGCCCAGAACCCAAAGATAGAAGGGGGATGatgtctctctcttttatttctttgcttgtaTATGTTTTCTGATAAGatgttttcttttactcaagtatTTAAGTTTAGAAGGGTTTCAATGCataatatcatttccattttctttgttttaatactTTATTGCAATTTTATATCAAATACATTTTGCAATGTAAAAAGAGACATTCTTTacaaaagaatcaaaacaaagaGTAAAAAAGTGCATCAAGCCTAAACAACATACAGGAACAACTCAGACATTATTTGCAGTGTCCTATACTCAAAGTGCCTCATCTTTAGGGCTAAGCTTGGTGATagtgttatttgttttgttggtgatttcatttctattgttgaagtcattgtgtatgttgttttcttcattctgcttacttcacttttcattagttcatgtatttctttccatgtttctttgtattcatcacattcatcattacagaaaaataatattacattatattcatgtatcatAGATTGTTTTTCCATTCCCTAAATGAGAGATATCAcctccctcctcaaaaaaaagcatttctttgcCACTCTAAAATTTGTTGCCTTAAATTATATGGtgtgtagatatgtagatatatatatatatatatatgaatgttatttgtcattgacctccttgAGGCATATCCCTACCCATGAAGTTTCTGGTTCAAACAATATAAATATTCAGTCACTTCTTTTGTATGACTCCATCTGGCTTTCCAATGGTACAATCAATCCACAGccctaccaacaatgcatttagtGTGCCCATCTTTCCCCAGATACTCTGACATTGAtaattcccatcttttgtcatctttgacaattttcTGACTATGAGATAAAACCTCAGGattgttttcaatttttgttcCTCTTATTATTGATGACTTGGAgtatttattaatgttattattcatAGTTTGAAATAGTACGTTTAAGAACTATGTTTTTTTTATGTTCTTTGATGACCTatttattgaggaatggcttttggGTTATATCTacctgttaattttcttttataaatatcagtccctcaaagagcttttgatACAAAGATAATTTGttcctggttaaaaaaaatcaatggcctTCTTTACAATAGAATGATCTTTGTTCAAAAgctttttagtttcatgtaactgaaattatttttggtaatttcTTTTACCCTTGTTTAATTACTAATTAAACCCCTAGCCACAGCTGTGAATGTTCACTGACCCAGttctcttctatttgtttttatggtatagtgttgtgggtttttttttttttaataattaggtCATCTGTTTGTTTCTGGTCACTGTGGTATTGGTGTAACATGCTGATCTAACCCTACTTACTTCCTGACTAAATGCCAGTTTCCCAGTAATACTTATTCAATAGGAAGTTCATTCTTAGTTAATTTATGTTTTTGAGttgatctttattttcttttcaaatgaattATAACTATAAATATGGGAAATTTAGTCATATTGTGTCATCCTATTTTAGCCAAACCACAAGTATGTCTTTGGGTTAGGTGACTCAACATCTATATAATCTTAGTATGACTGAACTGGTGAAGAAGAAATTGGATGGTGCAATCTCAAGTATGGAATATGATTTCAGATCTCAAAATAAGATGCCACCTGGCAACGGGAATATCATAATCATTGATATTCAGATTATTTAATGCCATGAAATCTATAAAGTTAAAGTGAATTTGGAGATTCTTTTATGGATCTAGGGAATAATCAATGAGGGCTACAGttttaaatatgcatatgtatgtttatgcatCTATATTTCTCATATATTTTGCAGTGTGTagtccatcatctatctatctatctatctatctatctatctatctatctatctatctatctatctattatctattatctattatctgtctctacctatctatatctGCAACTGAGTGTCCTGGTTGCTAAAAGAaccagacttggagttaggaagacctgagtgcaaaggCAGCCCCAGGCACTACtcgatgtatgaccctgggcaagtcacttaacttctatgactcagtttccctatctataaaagaggcaaaataatagcacctacttcccagagtggttgtgaagataaaaatgagctaatatttgcaCAGCATTTTTCAAACCTAagatcactatataaatgctatatataaatatgtaatgaaTAGATGTTATAAATTATGGAATAGAATATATTGTATTGGACTAGACTATAATATAtaagtaaaatataatatatagctatttacattttatatatgtgtgtatatacatattatttatgtatacacGTAATGGGTATCTGTACTTAGTAAAAGAGTATTATAGAGGCAGGTGTGGTAGGTAAGGCTGGAGAAATAAAAGAAGGGTTTCATGCTCTCAAAGAGGATGCTGCTACTTTGGGGATAGGAAACTGCAGTATTTAAAGCCATTCATGGTGAATCTAGGTATATAGTATGATAACAGAATGGAAGAAATCAATGGGAAGCCGGAAAGTCAGCAAAGTCACTTAGAAGGACTGAAGCATCGTCTGGCCCCTAAAGGAGGAGAAGACCACAGAGGCATCCTTCTAAGGAAAGATGGCTCATGGTGTGCTGGAGTGAGTTCCCACAGATAATGATTCAATGTGAACATTCATATGTCAAAAATCAGCAGAAGCTACACAGCAAAGCTCAGTGGATTATTTGGCTGATGGTttagacttaggaaagtgataGAAAACAGATCAATAGTGCAGATTAAATTTAGACTGCGTGTCTTAATCTTCAGAGAGCTGGTTCTTAAACATTtagatatataataataatataataatatattattatatattatataattatatataattataagaaTAATAAAGTCTGATGGCAAGATGGGGTGCTGAGGAAATACTCAGGTTATAGATGACATAGAATTACATTCCCTCTCTATAGATGCACAAGATGGCTCCTGGAGAGCTGAATGGATCTTTCCCCAAACATAGCTTGTTAGCTACAACGCAGTAAATAGATTCCCAGTCATCATGATGCAGAGAATAATGTGATTACTCTATATGATGTTCCCTTCCACTAGAAGTCCAGAAGTATAGAAGTCCATCAAACTGGACTCTTTCTTGCTATTAAAGGGGCTGAAAAATCCAAATCTCTCAGTCCAGTGAATCTTTACAAAGTCACATACCTTGACATCTCAGAGCTTGGTGAAGTCCAACACTGGAGATTTGAGATAAGACCAGATGACCAGGAATTGACAAAGTCAGGTGGAGTTCTGTGACTCACAAGGGTTCTATCATGccactgctttttatttttttattggaaAAGCATCATTGCCCTGTTAATAGAGTTCCTCACAGTATAGTACCTATGATATCTgatttaggtctttttttttttaaatttcggGGAATGAAAATCTACAAAGGGTCAGTTTGTGCAATAACCATAATCCACAGGGAGCTCTTGAATCATCATGAAAATTTTCTCTTGCCCACAACATCATCCATATATAATGATGATGTCAAGGCCCAGTCTACATTCTTTTGTTGAcactaattaaaattatttaggaAAGAGAATAAACTGGGATTAATAGTAATTATTGTagaattgttttcagtcatgttgaacTCATTGTGacctacatttggggttttcttggcaaagatgctagagtggtttgccattcccttctccagatccTTTTGCAGATCAAAAAAGTGagtcaaagagggttaagtgatttgcttaaggtcacataactagtcagAAACAGAGGTCAGATTTAATGTCAGGTATTTCTTGCTTTAGGCCCAGCActtcatccattgtgccagctagctgtcAAAATCttcgtcatcaccaccaccatcactatcgCAATAATAAGTCACAtgtacatagcattttaagattttcaaagcattgCACATATGCTATTCTCAGAAATGACCTTATAGGATAAATACCATCATCCTTTACATTTTACACATAGGAAACTGACATagaaagaggttaagggactttcccagacTCACACCGCTAGCAAATGACTGGGGCCAAATGTGAAGAGAGATATTCCtagctccaaattcagtgttcttatGCAATATACTACCTTGTGGCCGAAAGTCAAAGCATCAGAATGAATAGTCATCTTTGATGTGAATGAATAGAGAGAATCTAAGAAAAACCAAAGGGATTTTGGCTCCAAAGCACTTTCTtcccattcctttattttatccTACAGGAAGACAATTCCAGAAACACCCTCCTATGGAGGAATGGAATCAAACTACCAATGGTTTCTTCCTACTTGGTCTGTTTCCCCCAACAAAAACTGgcctgctcctcttcctcctgattGTTCTCATCTTCCTAATTGCCTTCTTGGGTAACTCAACCATGATTCTCCTCATCTGGATGGATCGCCACCTCCACACCCCCATGTACTTCCTACTCAGTCAGCTCTCCCTCATGGATCTCATATACATTTGGAGTACAGTTCCCAAGATGGCTGTCAGCTTCCTGTCTGGGGACAATTCTATTTCTTTGGTGGCTTGTGGATTCCaaagtttttgctttttgctcATAGCTGGTGGGGAAGGGTTACTCCTGGCATCCATGGCCTTTGACCGTTATGTGGCCATTTGTCGCCCCCTCCATTATCCTATTCTCATGAGCAAGAGAGTGTATTTGCTAATGATTTCTGGGTCTTGGGCCTCTTCATCCATCAATGCCATTTTCCACACAGTGTATGCACTCTGCATGCCTTATTGCAAGTCCAGAGTCATTAACCATTTCTTCTGTGATATCCCAGCCATGGTGCCTCTGGCCTGCATGGATACCTGGGCCTATGAGTATACAGTGTTTTTCAGCACCAACATATTTCTTTTGGTTCCTTTCCTTGGTATCATGACTTCCTATGGTCGAGTTCTCTATGCTGTATGTCACATGCACTCTAcacaagggaggaagaaagctttCACCACTTGTTCTACCCACCTGACTGTGGTGACATTCTATTATGTCccatttgtgtatacatatctgAGGCCCCCGTCTCTACGTTCCCCAGAAGAGGATAAGAACTTGGCTGTCTTCTATACTATCCTCACCCCTATGCTTAACCCCATCATTTATAGCCTGAGGAATAAAGAGGTTCTGGGGGCCTTCCAGAGAGTCCTTGGGAgatctttatcccaaaaagaatAGCTATGGATATTAAGTCACAGGAACAAAaccagaaggaatcttagaaatcatgtTAAGGCCTTATAATTCCACCAGTCCAAGAATCCTAtattgaagaaattatttttcctagaatcaaactagtatttatttagcatcttCTATAGATTAGcctctgtgctaagtgttgaggttggcagcttttaaaaaaaatgagatagttcCTTTTCTCAAGAAGTTGATATTTGACTTGGTATATAGACCATGTtgataaggaaatagaaagtgTACCCAAAGTAGGGCAGGTGACTATGAATGGGAAggacctctctaagcctcatgTAGGCAGTAACATTTGAGCTGAAGTTTGAAGGAAGTCAGTGACTCAAAGAGtagagttgaggaaggagggcattccaggaatGTAAGGGGAAAATATAATGGCATCTTGGGTAGGCAGCAAGAGGATGATTATGGTTCAAAGACAGTGGGCATGGAAGTCTACAATGTGAATGACTAAaccttcaatttaaaaaaacaaatgcaaaaatgaaaataaaaaacccaCAGTATGTGTGAAGCACAATAAAGGGAAGCACAATGAAAGGAGTTCTACCTATACTGGGATAAATTAAATATACCACTTCTCCCTGTCAATATATTTTCTTCTAGAAAGGTTAGTAATaacaacatgaaaagaaaaagaaattaaaagcataaagatagtataaaaatcataaagaagaaacaaaattatccttATGTGCTGatgatatcatttttttaaaaagcttaaaagGTCCgaaagaattagaagagaagatAATTGAGAAAATAGCTCCTACAATTTAGCTCGCTGCTTCTACTTACTGAAAACAAAATGTAAGTGTCAATAAGAGAAGGGcaaatcccattcaaaataactctAAAATGCCACAAATATTTGATCTTCAACATACCAAAGCTCATTTAATACTTGAAtacattaaaatacaaaattgTCTTTAAAGAAATAACGAACTATCTAAATAACGGGAGGAATATTGAGTGTTCATAGATGGACCttgttaatgaaataaaaatgacaatattgccaAAATTACTTTAGAGCTTTACACTAAGTCATCTACCAAATGGACACTTTGAATAGCTAGATAACACAATCAAAATTCATATGGAGGATCAAAAAATCCAGCACATGAAAGGGAATATTTTTATCCGTAATTTAACAAATTCCAATTccaatgattctctctctctctctctctctctctctctctctctctctctctctctctctctctccctctctctctctctccctctctccctctctctctctctctctctctctctctctctctctctctctctctctttctatgtattgtgacatttaaaatctaatgtgtggtcacctttttctgcccccagtgtAGGGGAAGCTAACTaagatttatttataaattagaagcttcagcaacagtttaggcattagacacttattaaagtatattaggggttatcaaagagagaacacatgtctctgaaagaatggaaaaatctagcttagatctatgcaggagaaagtgacagagagaaaGCTGCCTCCACCTAGCAGGTCACACTATCAAAAAGAGGGAGCCTCGCTCAGTTCGAACtgaagctccctgtgggaccaGAAGAGGGGTGGTACCCACACACAacaccaagctaattggctagtagcatttgagtccattgattgacatgacttaaatgcAGTCCAGGAATTGTGAGgcaacttccaggatgccaattcgacctcagaaaggtcacctcatgctttctcggCAGGGGGCCCTGGAGAGTAATATTCTAACACTATCTATACAgatgtatatattcatttgtatgtaatatatatgtaagtacatatacacacatgcatagtctatattatatacatgatatattgtatatattctatataaaattGAAGGTCTACCAAATTTCATCACATGAGATATGTGTAAGTTCTCAGCACAGTGTTCAGCCTATAgttgataaataataaatgcttggtccCTTCTCTCCCAAAATAAGCTCTCTGTCATCTTGACTGGTTATTATATTCATCAGCATGCTCAATTGTTTTcaagatgtttttctttataatgatgttttcattttataaatagttctagttctgctcatttcaatgcACTATTTAATACAAggctttccaaatttctttaagaccatcatttttgtaatttttatggTAAAGTGGTATTTCATTGCATACCTGAACTATAATTACTTTATCCATTTTCAAAGAAATGGGTAcccctttgttttccaattcatTACTACTACAATGAGATCTGCTAtaatttttgtgcatatgggatctttttctttaccctttgaTCTCTTGAAAATATAATGATAGTAGTAATAttgtgtgacaattggagtgatgccacctactggaaagATACTATAGAAAtgctccaccatgaagagaaggcatctgagggcaaaccatgtggcttggaaggtcagttccttggtgtcaggaagtgacatttgctcgtgggtactgtctatcaaagctaccagtcaattagcttggagctgtatgtgcgtgtggatgggatgtttccagttttcacacgaggcttctgggaggaagaaggggtgaggcttgctcttttctctatttcatcaggacctcatggggagtggagctagaaatgttggctccccgagatagatttaggcatctaggcctctttctctcccttcaccaaattcttatgccccttaataaatgcttaaaagtctaaactcttgataaagcttctaatttattggtgaccactcattagattttttagacagactagctggaaTTTACAGAGAACAACCatctcatgaattcaaatccagcttcagacactaacaagctgtgtgacctttaaaaagtcatttaataccatttgcctcagttcttcatctgtaaaaatcaactggaaaaggaaatggcaaaccactatagtagctttgccaagaaaaccccaaatggagtcacaaaaaactggacatgactgaaatgattaaacaacaaataaCTTTTATTCTTACAAAATTGGTGTTACCAATGTATTATGGGCATAAAACTcttatcaaagaaactttctgCAGAATTAAGTCCACATAAATGAATTCCCAGGAGAGAAACAAATCTAGGACCACACATGGGCTTACAAGTGAATtgtatcaaacattcaaagaataattcACTTAAATATTTCATAcacattttgaaattttaaaaaagttaaagaaaatatcCTTCCAAACCATTTTTATAATGTAAATATAGTCTTGAGACTTAAACCAAGGAGATAAaaagtggagggaaaaaaaaaaaaacaactatagacCAATGTCTCTAAGAAACACTGATCCAAAAATATAGAATAAAGTATTATAAAATGGATTACcacaatatattaaaatattatatatggtGATGATTAAAAACATAAGAGATATCAttcctgggtaatttaatcattttattaatgaggccTACAggctattaataaaaggagggtCACTGGACATCTCTCTAAAGACTAAAGACCTCATAGTGCTGGGGCGCAGGGTTTTtatacccttgaaacagtaggtggtcaTGGACCATGAATTGACCCCTACACAGAGAGATTATGCCCCACATTAGGCTATCAGTTCAAAGAATGTCCTTTTCTTCAATGCCCTGCTCCCAGTGACCTTCCTTATGGACTGAGAAGTTTTCAGTTATCTAGATAAATGGATCTCTCTCCACCCAAGATTCCTTCTAAGCTTGTGTTGGGCCAGACCAAGATGAAGAGATCCAATATAATCTTCTTTCAAGGAGAACTAGACCCTGgagtggggaaaagaaaggagtaaaAAGAAGAACATTGACTTCCCCCTcaaagatatcaattattaataattatttctcacaacaaTATGACCAGATTAAGTTTACAGCAGGAAGGTGTTGTttgctcaatataaggaaaacaatataGTCTTAATTCATTTCAAAATGAAATCACTCTGTTAGAGTGAAGTTACAGTGTGTActactatggctgatcagaccaagatGAATTCAgaaatgctctaccacaggttgggcacaaataatacATGCAAACATCTGGGTTGGATTCTTCAAATTTGTGCATCTTGCATTCCTTTTGAGTTACTTCAATtttactttgctcatagagcacaacaCCATCTCTGATGAAGGCACActatgctgggtggtcctgtgccagtgttcCCCACATCATGCAatctattccaaagttcttaagagagaccttgagagtttcCTGATGTCACTTTTTCTGACCATTGTAAGAGTGATTATATTCTGTGACTTttccataaaatagtattttaggctagcagacatttggcatttgaacaaaatgaccagcccatcagagttgcactctctgcagtagagtttgaatgattGTTCATTCAGcttgagagaggacctcagtgtttGGAATCTCatgctgccaggtgatcttcagaatcttcctaaggcaattcaaatggatgaaagaatggtatgggtgatgtcttttgacacATGAACAAATTGGTTttagtgaggtagagttgcacagtGTCATCGAACTCAGCTAGAGTCAATTCTGTCCCGCCCTGGAAGTCACTTGGGTGAACCACAAATTACCCAAGGTAGGGGAAGTCTGTGACAGTTTTGAGGTCCATCCCACAGGGAAAAGGCTATGAaggcaaaagtttaaaaaattatcagtatgggaaaataaaaggaaaaaacataaaaataccaAAGGTcacaagaggaagaaaacacaaTTAAATGTCTTAAGAACAATCTGACAAACTAACAGGAAGTATGTTAATAACACAAGGAAATATGGCTTCTAGATCATGTAAAAGAATGCAGACATTcatgaatagtgaaagaaaaagcaaaatgaatcatCACCTGATATGGCAGAGGACCCTGAGGAtagccaagaaagaaaaaaatcataacagaATATTACTGCATGGATTAAAAGAGAGATAAGAATTGCAAAAGCGGAAATTATGGAATACACAGTAGAGATAATAGGCAGAATAGGGAAAATTGAAGCTATGGTGGCAAggctcaccaaagaaacaaatctGAGTAGAGATTCAAATACACAAAAGTGGgggggaaaagaagcaaaaacaaaagaaaacaggattTTTCACACATAGAAAATTATTGATCTAAAAGATAGGATATGTGGAgaaaatatacaaattatat
This window contains:
- the LOC122750903 gene encoding olfactory receptor 2L3-like, with protein sequence MEEWNQTTNGFFLLGLFPPTKTGLLLFLLIVLIFLIAFLGNSTMILLIWMDRHLHTPMYFLLSQLSLMDLIYIWSTVPKMAVSFLSGDNSISLVACGFQSFCFLLIAGGEGLLLASMAFDRYVAICRPLHYPILMSKRVYLLMISGSWASSSINAIFHTVYALCMPYCKSRVINHFFCDIPAMVPLACMDTWAYEYTVFFSTNIFLLVPFLGIMTSYGRVLYAVCHMHSTQGRKKAFTTCSTHLTVVTFYYVPFVYTYLRPPSLRSPEEDKNLAVFYTILTPMLNPIIYSLRNKEVLGAFQRVLGRSLSQKE